Proteins encoded within one genomic window of Insulibacter thermoxylanivorax:
- a CDS encoding RDD family protein: protein MGEPVRYAGFVVRGLAFLLDISFLWSLKVILIDTVLDPSGLTAQMSLVLMISLYFFLLTSLFGQTIGKMIMGIKVVHPLTDKPAWEDVLLREVIGKVSSVLILFVGLFMIAVHPRKQALHDRLSGLCVVWDDPLLTENNGGR, encoded by the coding sequence ATGGGAGAGCCCGTTCGGTATGCCGGATTTGTGGTTAGGGGTCTGGCTTTCTTGTTAGATATATCCTTCCTGTGGTCGCTGAAAGTCATTCTGATCGATACTGTTCTTGATCCCTCTGGTCTGACAGCTCAGATGAGTCTGGTATTGATGATTTCCCTTTATTTCTTTCTTCTCACCTCTTTGTTTGGTCAGACAATTGGTAAAATGATTATGGGAATCAAGGTGGTGCATCCTCTTACGGACAAACCTGCTTGGGAAGATGTGCTGCTGCGAGAGGTCATTGGCAAAGTTTCATCTGTTCTTATTTTGTTCGTCGGCCTGTTCATGATTGCGGTACACCCCAGGAAACAAGCGCTGCATGATCGGTTGTCCGGTTTGTGTGTGGTTTGGGATGATCCTTTGTTGACGGAGAATAATGGTGGCCGCTAG
- the sppA gene encoding signal peptide peptidase SppA, which yields MTARGGDVVTSDNIYRKLLEIKHSGKKIAASMGSIAASGGYYIASAAEEIFANPSTVTGSIGVIISFTNYQGLGEKLGISSIHITSGENKVLSDPWSDFTEHAEEIYRDIVEDSFEQFVQVVMEGRNMSKEKVLNLADGRVFSGKKAKSLGLIDQFGSLEDAVDYLKNELKIPDIKVIRYARKTSLLDGITNAQPVLDQPLTNLIEELIAAPPKVMYLMR from the coding sequence TTGACAGCCCGGGGCGGAGACGTAGTAACTTCCGACAACATCTATCGTAAATTGCTCGAAATCAAACATTCAGGTAAGAAAATTGCAGCCAGCATGGGGTCCATTGCGGCATCCGGAGGCTATTATATTGCGTCAGCGGCAGAGGAGATTTTCGCCAACCCTTCTACCGTTACCGGCAGCATTGGAGTAATCATCAGTTTTACCAACTATCAAGGATTGGGAGAGAAATTGGGAATCAGCAGTATCCATATCACCAGCGGAGAGAACAAGGTGTTGAGTGATCCATGGTCTGATTTTACGGAACATGCCGAAGAGATTTATCGCGATATCGTGGAAGATAGTTTTGAGCAATTTGTGCAGGTGGTCATGGAAGGAAGAAATATGAGCAAAGAGAAGGTATTAAACCTGGCCGATGGTCGTGTCTTTTCAGGCAAAAAGGCGAAGTCGCTCGGACTGATCGATCAATTCGGAAGTTTGGAAGATGCGGTGGATTATTTGAAAAATGAACTGAAGATACCCGATATTAAAGTGATTCGTTATGCGAGGAAAACATCGTTATTAGATGGAATAACAAACGCTCAACCTGTGCTGGATCAACCTTTGACGAATCTCATCGAGGAACTGATCGCGGCTCCGCCAAAAGTCATGTATTTGATGCGGTAG
- a CDS encoding M23 family metallopeptidase has product MLVFKAFAAPLVLNLLLLVLRLKSWKNWLLLSSVTFAWTMSMLMFVDWAQLSQYLRVGLALLLLIAIGCSAWKHRGMPWSRKDTVKYASIGQSLLLIIGLLNALVVLLRIPGVYWHQPPAEAAVEIEFPLRGGVYSISHGGASTTLNYHYAYPNQTYAIDIVKLNAWGMRKKTISTPSKPEEYEIYGEPVYSPVDGTVIKTIDGKSDELKDVLSLDQDEIANMVVIAHEDVYIMLLHLREGSIRVKEGDTVKKGQWIANVGNSGISSEPHLHVHALKGLEESNEGLTGSPIPLLVDGVFLKRNDLILDGKIIFR; this is encoded by the coding sequence TTGCTGGTTTTTAAGGCGTTCGCAGCCCCTCTTGTGCTCAATCTCTTGCTGTTGGTTCTGCGTCTGAAAAGTTGGAAAAACTGGCTTCTCTTAAGTTCGGTTACCTTTGCATGGACGATGTCTATGCTGATGTTTGTGGATTGGGCGCAGCTCAGTCAGTATTTGCGTGTTGGATTGGCATTGTTATTACTCATCGCCATTGGATGCTCAGCTTGGAAACATCGAGGCATGCCATGGTCTCGCAAGGATACGGTCAAATATGCATCCATAGGCCAATCGTTGTTACTTATCATTGGACTTCTTAATGCCTTGGTTGTGCTGCTGAGAATTCCAGGCGTGTATTGGCATCAACCTCCTGCAGAGGCGGCGGTTGAGATAGAATTTCCTCTAAGGGGCGGCGTATACAGCATATCCCATGGCGGCGCATCGACGACTCTTAATTACCACTATGCCTATCCTAACCAAACTTATGCGATCGACATCGTCAAGCTCAATGCGTGGGGAATGCGCAAAAAAACGATCTCGACTCCATCGAAACCCGAAGAATATGAAATATACGGTGAACCTGTATACAGTCCTGTCGATGGTACAGTGATCAAAACCATTGATGGGAAGAGCGACGAGCTTAAAGATGTGTTATCTCTGGATCAGGACGAAATCGCTAATATGGTGGTCATTGCACATGAAGATGTTTATATTATGTTACTGCATTTGCGAGAGGGGAGTATACGGGTCAAAGAGGGCGACACCGTAAAAAAAGGTCAATGGATTGCGAATGTTGGGAATTCTGGTATTAGCAGCGAACCGCACCTGCATGTACATGCTCTGAAAGGATTAGAAGAATCGAATGAAGGGCTCACTGGTTCGCCGATTCCTCTCTTGGTGGATGGGGTTTTCTTAAAGCGGAACGATTTGATCTTAGACGGAAAAATCATATTTCGATAG
- a CDS encoding serine hydrolase, which produces MPLASVMKIMIAVEFIRQIRSGRISPDQTVALEDLERYYIPHSDGGSHKNWLREIHQGKQEQRKSVTLQEVAEGMTKYSSNANTEYLMDVLGLEAVNRTVDEICGSEHDPIFPISSAGLVGTYLMDKEHMKLQAVRQRLADMDAEEYQALAKEVHQKLSEGDHKRFIERYNNRTSFDRELQLIESRNMPACTTRLYAELLERLEQLEWFDEEARQQLEHLMGRKVREGSPFVQLLYKGGSSIAISNDVMYVKDRTGNRYSLALFIHDPSGGLKWTKKNQSLFVQRLFTDPSYRSQVAQELKG; this is translated from the coding sequence ATGCCTCTTGCCAGCGTGATGAAAATTATGATCGCCGTTGAGTTCATCAGACAAATAAGATCAGGCCGGATCTCCCCCGACCAGACGGTCGCATTGGAGGATCTGGAACGGTATTACATCCCGCACAGCGACGGGGGCTCTCACAAAAATTGGTTACGGGAAATCCATCAAGGCAAACAGGAACAGCGGAAATCTGTGACCTTGCAGGAAGTGGCGGAGGGGATGACCAAGTACAGTTCTAATGCGAACACCGAATATCTCATGGATGTCCTCGGTTTGGAGGCGGTTAACCGCACCGTGGATGAGATCTGCGGCTCAGAACACGATCCGATCTTCCCGATCTCTTCCGCCGGATTGGTCGGCACCTACCTGATGGACAAAGAACACATGAAGCTGCAAGCCGTGAGACAGCGGCTGGCGGATATGGATGCTGAGGAATATCAAGCCCTGGCAAAGGAAGTTCACCAGAAACTTTCAGAAGGTGATCACAAGCGATTCATCGAGCGTTATAACAACCGCACAAGTTTCGATCGCGAGCTTCAGCTCATCGAATCACGGAACATGCCCGCATGTACAACGCGCCTCTATGCCGAGCTGCTAGAACGGCTGGAACAATTGGAGTGGTTTGATGAGGAAGCCCGTCAGCAGCTTGAGCACTTGATGGGGCGCAAGGTGAGAGAAGGTTCGCCGTTTGTCCAATTATTGTACAAGGGCGGCTCAAGCATCGCGATTTCCAATGATGTGATGTATGTGAAGGATCGGACGGGAAATCGGTATTCTTTGGCTTTGTTCATCCATGACCCATCCGGCGGGCTAAAATGGACGAAAAAAAACCAAAGTCTTTTTGTTCAGCGGCTCTTCACGGACCCATCATATCGATCGCAGGTTGCCCAGGAACTGAAAGGATAA
- a CDS encoding DCC1-like thiol-disulfide oxidoreductase family protein, whose product MFSRYRDFMVHERFLIGASLLRISIGIIILYQYLIHYGQRYFLFSSEGVMPFYEEQPWSLYHLNPSLAYFDWIYHLGIVVCIIYLLGYKGRVFTALNFLFYYSLSQRYGHLSDGGDNILIICMFFLIFANNTAYFSLDQARFQRDREANQDTLRGQFSAMLHNFAVIFCIVQLCILYFFSGMYQLKGELWHNGTAIYYISQVKEFSRPMLRYLVDEHLWLTVILTYLSMWIKIAFPFSILNKKLKPFIVAAMVAFHLGICIGMGLLTFSLIMIVLELLVFTDEEYRSGWKRLRIFGRKLHLSFMRAGRAWGRRRLAPYQILVFYDGWCPMCRRIMRSMRRLDYFGLLKFTSFRHPQVIARYGLNPQEVEKRIHSMKVSGVNEKKAGIHSIVQICTRIVPLWPLVPFLYLSGKIGIGSMVYDYIAMKRKLIPVNHCDDFCEMPQVTMER is encoded by the coding sequence ATGTTCTCCCGTTACCGTGATTTTATGGTACATGAACGGTTTTTGATAGGGGCATCGTTACTTAGGATCAGTATCGGAATCATCATCCTGTACCAGTATTTGATCCATTACGGCCAGCGATATTTTTTGTTTAGTTCGGAAGGCGTCATGCCTTTTTACGAAGAACAGCCTTGGTCCCTCTATCATTTAAACCCTTCATTAGCCTATTTCGATTGGATCTATCATTTAGGTATTGTCGTCTGCATCATTTATCTGTTGGGTTATAAAGGCCGCGTTTTCACAGCTTTAAATTTTTTGTTTTATTATTCGCTTAGTCAACGTTACGGTCATCTTAGCGATGGCGGAGACAACATTCTGATCATCTGCATGTTCTTTCTGATCTTTGCCAACAACACCGCTTATTTCTCATTGGATCAAGCTCGTTTTCAACGGGATCGGGAAGCGAATCAAGATACGCTCAGGGGTCAATTTTCAGCCATGCTGCACAATTTTGCCGTCATATTCTGCATTGTGCAACTGTGCATTCTCTATTTCTTCTCCGGTATGTATCAACTGAAGGGCGAATTGTGGCACAATGGCACGGCCATTTACTATATTTCACAAGTCAAAGAATTCAGCAGACCCATGCTTCGCTATTTGGTTGATGAACATTTGTGGCTCACAGTGATCCTTACCTATCTCAGCATGTGGATTAAGATTGCCTTCCCATTTTCCATACTGAATAAGAAACTAAAACCCTTTATTGTCGCTGCTATGGTTGCGTTTCATCTCGGAATATGCATCGGTATGGGACTGTTAACGTTCTCGTTGATCATGATCGTGTTGGAATTGCTGGTATTCACGGATGAGGAGTATCGCAGCGGTTGGAAGCGGCTGCGAATATTCGGAAGAAAACTGCATCTCTCCTTTATGCGTGCGGGAAGGGCTTGGGGAAGAAGGCGGTTGGCGCCATATCAAATCCTTGTCTTCTATGATGGATGGTGTCCAATGTGTAGAAGGATCATGCGCAGCATGCGTCGGTTGGATTATTTTGGTCTGCTTAAGTTTACGAGTTTTCGGCATCCGCAAGTCATCGCACGTTACGGCTTGAATCCGCAAGAAGTAGAGAAGCGGATTCACAGCATGAAAGTAAGCGGCGTTAATGAGAAAAAAGCGGGTATTCATTCTATCGTACAAATCTGCACCCGGATCGTCCCGCTGTGGCCGCTGGTTCCTTTCCTGTATCTTTCGGGCAAAATCGGGATCGGTTCGATGGTCTATGATTACATTGCCATGAAACGCAAGCTGATTCCAGTCAATCATTGCGATGATTTTTGCGAAATGCCTCAAGTCACAATGGAGCGGTAA
- a CDS encoding DUF5819 family protein translates to MTWIIFTVVHFSIIALHAGPINPISAKLQPFLNTYVIPFFYQNWHLFAPDPITTNFRLFAQVRYIEAGEDEPVESPWIDVMTPLLEKNEETLFSPHNRMVRLGLGYVHALQLGGYDELTYKILKKASEKEELDAHIEESLLQQAEFHEDNLYRYVSAFVKSAFPDKEIVEIRIMTGRQEAVPYSKRNDANYEVEEHYSIHEWRELVDDVLPLP, encoded by the coding sequence TTGACCTGGATTATTTTTACAGTTGTACACTTTTCAATTATAGCACTTCACGCCGGTCCCATTAATCCCATTTCAGCGAAGTTGCAGCCATTTCTTAACACTTATGTGATCCCGTTTTTCTATCAAAACTGGCATCTGTTTGCCCCGGACCCGATCACGACGAACTTCCGCCTTTTCGCGCAAGTCCGGTATATCGAAGCGGGAGAAGACGAACCAGTTGAAAGCCCCTGGATTGATGTGATGACACCTCTACTGGAGAAAAATGAAGAAACGCTGTTCTCTCCGCACAATCGCATGGTGCGCTTGGGGTTGGGGTATGTGCATGCTTTGCAGCTGGGCGGATATGACGAGCTTACCTACAAGATATTAAAAAAGGCAAGCGAGAAGGAAGAGCTGGACGCGCATATCGAGGAAAGTTTGCTGCAACAGGCGGAATTCCATGAAGATAATCTGTATCGCTATGTATCAGCCTTTGTCAAATCAGCTTTTCCAGATAAGGAGATTGTAGAGATTAGAATCATGACAGGACGCCAAGAAGCGGTGCCGTATTCCAAACGAAATGACGCGAATTACGAAGTCGAGGAGCATTACTCCATTCATGAATGGAGGGAGTTGGTAGACGATGTTCTCCCGTTACCGTGA